The genomic segment AACTGTCGAGAGCCTGGGTGGAGGATGGATTGCAGAAGAGGCCCTCGCGATCGCAATCCTGGTCGCCCTCACCGCCACCGACTGGCATGAGACACTCACCCGCGCCGTCACGCACTCGGGCGACACCGACTCCACCGGCGCCATTACCGGAAATATCCTCGGAGCGCTTTGGGGCGACGCCGACCTCCCCACAGACTGGCTCAACCAACTAGAAGGCCAACCCACCATCACCCGCCTCGCCGAAGAACTTGGCACCGCCTCGCTGTGACCGGTGCCGACCGCATAACGTGGCTACGGCGTGTGGCAACTCGTGGGCACCGGTGTCACCACCAGAGCTCGCGTGCCAGGCTTGGACCAATGATGGGCGTCGATCAATCACTCAAGAACGTTTCGCTACCGACACGTCAATTCGCAATTGCACAGTCTCTTCCCATGTGGCGTGCGATCTCTGAAATCGTCCAACCCCGTTCCACCAATGCATCAACCCCCACGTCTTATTCCTGGGTCAGCATCAGGGGAGGGATCCTCGGGAGAGACAGCGGTCAAACGAGAATCGCTTACGACAGGTCGACAAACAAATAGTCGGAGCCGAAACTGAAGGACTCGAACATGTAGAGGAGCAGTGATTCAACATCGCGCTCGTCAACGGACCAGCACAGATTGCCGGTGATCTCGCCGCCCGGGAACACTTCCGAGATCGTGTCGAGGTCGTCAGGGACCACACCACACGTATCCTCAGGACCGTAGGAGAGGGCAAGATCGCCCACTCCTCGGAAGTCAACACCTGCCAGCAAGATGTCAGAGTCCTGCCCGACGTAGGTGGCACTCACTCTCAAGGTGACGAACGTGCGGCCTGAAGGCGGCGGTGTGTTGAACTGGTTCTCGGCCAACACGATTGTGGTGGCATCGGGATCGAACGCGAGGATGCTGATCTCCCAGTCACCGACGACCACGGTGTCGCCAAGTGCGAGCGGATTTCCGCGGGATCCTCGCTCACCAGTCGCGTCAGGAGGAACCGGGACAGGATATGTGACCTTGAGCGCTTCACCCACGGGAGGCTGACCGAGCACCGCACGGTCGTTTGAGAACCCAAACTCATCGACGATCAGCCTGAGCGATTCGACATCTGCCTCCGCTACCTCCCAACAGAGATTGCCGGAGAACGACCCACCCGGAAACACTGTGCGAAACTGGTCCAGAGAATCGGGTACCACCCCGCAGTATGCGTCGAAGGCCTCATACGCGACAGCAGAATCACCCACGACGGTGAATGAAACCGCCTCGAAGACCGACAGTTCTGTGTCAGAGGTGTTGGCGAAACCTATCAGCCACATCACGAAACGAGTACCGGTGCTCGGCGGATCGTTGAACAGGTTCTCTTCAAGCACGACATCGGCGGCGTCCCGGTCCACAGCCGTCACAACAACCTCTACACCGCCCACCCTGATCCACTCACCTGCCGCCGCGGGGTCATCGAACGTCCCCGCGAACGTTGCACCCTCGGTGGTGGTCGCCGGCGTGGCGACAGCGTTGACCGTGGTCGATGTTTCCACAGCGTTGGTCGTCGTCGGGTCCCCTATGTCCTCGCCTGCGGCGGGAACAACGGAAGTCGAACTGCCCGCAACAACTACGTCGGGTTTCACTTTGCCTGTCGACTTCTCAGAACCGGCGGTTGCACAAGCTCCCACCAACAGCACGCCCGCCACGAGGGCCACCACCGCGATTCGAAACATCTTCGCCACACTCGTCCTTCCTCTTTGCCACACCGAAATGTCCGCTGTCGGACCCACGCACAACTCCGCCCAATCTACCCTTTTCCTTTCGACAGAACACAAGGAGTCCGACGTTACCCGTCTCGCAGCACTTTGTTTGACAGATCGGGAATCGGATGAAACCAATACTCTCGACCGACCATGTGGCGACTCAAGTACCCAAGCGCCTCGAGGTCCAGCAGGTCCATCCTGGCGGTCTGATACACCACGTCGTGTGTGACACTGTGCGTCTTGATCGTGTACACGGCGTCAGGATGTGTGAGCGCGTTCGACAAAAGGGCGTGTTGTCGGTGGTTCAGCCCGTGTACCTTGCGAAGCGCACGCTCGACCTTTCGAACGACCGCAACCCTCGAATCCAAGTACTCGAACAACTCGTCAATCGCACGACAGATGATCTTGAGTTGATGCAAGAGAAAGTACGTGAAGTCAGCTTCATCGGTCTCAGTGTGGAGAAAGGCACGGCCATACTGCGCGGGCGCTCGCATAAGAAGTCTCGAGATCGAGATGTACTCGCTAAGCCAGTAACCCTGTCGAAGCATGGACCGATAGAACAAGGCCCTCGCGGTCCTCCCATTCCCATCAACAAAGGGATGGATATAGCTCAAGCCGAAATGGAGAGCGACCGCACGGACCACCGGGTGTATGAAAGGCTCGCTGTCCACATCGTTGGCGAACGCGACCAATCCATCCAACAAACCGGGAAGGTCTTCCGCACGCGGCGGCCTGTGGAACACGATTGCGGCGTCGAACGGATCACCGACATCGACGCGCTTCTCCCCAGGCTGCTGCATTCTCCCAGCGTCCGCAAAGTTCTCAAGAGTCCCCTGAGTTACCGTTCGGTGAATGTCTAGCACCATCTCGGTCGTGAGTGGATCTGCGAGATCGGTCCGAATCATCTGCATCGTCATGTAGTTGTTAACAACCATACGTTCGGCGGTGGTTCGGGGGGCTCGTCCCGATCTGAGTAATCTCTTCGCCTCGCGGCGAGTCGTCGCGGCGCCTTCCAGCAGGCTGGATGCGACAGCTTCTTCCATGAGGCTCGAAACGAGATACTGATTCCTCGTCGACTCGCTGACAATCGCCTCGGGAACCGCAATCCGACCGGATGCGAACCGATCAATCCGGTGAAGCATCGACAACGTGTCGTCAGTGAAAATGTATGTGAACGCGCGACCCGACGTGTCAATCAACGGAAGCGTGCGCCGGCCTTGTGACCGGGCAAACTTGAGCGTCATCCACCATTCTTCCCGAGATAGATCATCAGGCGGCTGTCGACGCCGGAGGTCGTCCCAGTGAAAATAGCGTCCCTTGACTGTCGGATCTGACAGGTAAGGCAGCAGCGCTTGCAGCCTCTCACCACCAAGAGACGAAAACAGTTCCGTCAAGTCTGGGGGCGAAGACGGAGTCTTCATGTCTGTTACCAATCTGTCGCGAACTACATCGGGTCTAGTAGTTAACTACTAATATGACATGCAATAGTAGTAATTACAAGTGTCGTTCAAGAATTTCGAACCGGCTCTTCCCCGCCCGACTGCGGCCTCCACGCACGTCTGAGCATCCAACGACCGCGGTCACCGGCCGTACCCCGCGCATCCTGCTCCCTTGAGTTGGTCGGAGCTGCCCGGGATTCGGCCGACGTGCGACTCGAGCCGGCTGTTGCTCACTGTCGTTTATGTCGGTGCTCGGGTATACGTTTGGCACATGACCGGCTGAAGAGTTGAAGGGAACACTGATGGAAGCTGATGTCCGGGCCTGGCTTGACCAGGATGACGCACTTGTCGCCACGATCATCCGCAAACACGGCTGGTTCATCCAGTATGTCGGTGGCGGTACCTGCGAGACGCCAGGGTGCAACTGCGCCGAGTTTGCGACCCCGCCCTTTGCTTACACCGTCGGTCTGTTCGGACTCGCCCATCCTGAACTGATCATCCTCGGCGTCCCGCAGGGAACCGCCTCCGGTGTCCTCAACACGCTCGGAAAACGCATCCGCAACGGAGAACCCCTCATGCCAGGGCAATTGGTCGAATTCGACGAGTGGCCGCATCGCATCATCCCCGAAGAAGTACCAAACCCAGGCGAGATCGCGTTTGCCGCGAACCGGTTTTACCAAAGACCCGACGAGGCTTCGGTCCCAATGCTCCAACTCAGCTACGACGACACCCAAGGACTGTTCCCCTGGGAAGAGGGCCACCTCAGACCCGACCTACAACCCCGCCCCGGCACGTACACGGCGTGAAGGACAGACCACGGTTCATCAATCGACGAGGGAATCGCTGGCGCATACGCGCCCGCACCTGGTTGCGGTGAAACTTCAAAGCCGCCGGTCAAGAGAAGGGGTGTTGCTCCCGTGGCTCAACCGGTAGATGTTCGGCGACCGTTACCTGAGGGCAAGTCCCCGGCCCCTTCGCACTCAGAACGATCATATATACAGGCTATACATTGTAATATTAACTGGTATTCACAGTGTATAACATGTAGTATGGTCACATGGCAACACGCAACATACGGGCATGGAAACACATGGACCTTCGGCTAGAACGACTCCGACCGCTCGTTGATTCGCCGCGTCCCCACAAGGGCTGGATCCGGGCAATCCGGGATGCGCTCGGTATGTCAGCTCGCGAACTCGCTGGCCGAATCGGTGTCAGCCAGCAAACGGTATCCGAACTTGAACGAAACGAACTCCGCGACACCATCAAACTCGAGACACTGCGCCGCACGGCCGATGCGCTCGACTGCGATCTTGTCTACGCGCTCGTGCCGCGCACGAGTCTTGACGAGGCCGTGAAAAGACAGGCACGTAAGAAGGCTGCTATGCATCTCGGACCCATCGCCCACCACAGCCTGCTTGAAAACCAGGCGCTCAGTGAAACTGACACCGCTGCACAGCTCGACGATCTCGCAGATCAGTTCATGGACCGCCGAGGACTGTGGTCGGACGTCGACCAGCCTCGGTGATCGACGCTCTGGACCCTGTA from the Acidobacteriota bacterium genome contains:
- a CDS encoding Fic family protein yields the protein MKTPSSPPDLTELFSSLGGERLQALLPYLSDPTVKGRYFHWDDLRRRQPPDDLSREEWWMTLKFARSQGRRTLPLIDTSGRAFTYIFTDDTLSMLHRIDRFASGRIAVPEAIVSESTRNQYLVSSLMEEAVASSLLEGAATTRREAKRLLRSGRAPRTTAERMVVNNYMTMQMIRTDLADPLTTEMVLDIHRTVTQGTLENFADAGRMQQPGEKRVDVGDPFDAAIVFHRPPRAEDLPGLLDGLVAFANDVDSEPFIHPVVRAVALHFGLSYIHPFVDGNGRTARALFYRSMLRQGYWLSEYISISRLLMRAPAQYGRAFLHTETDEADFTYFLLHQLKIICRAIDELFEYLDSRVAVVRKVERALRKVHGLNHRQHALLSNALTHPDAVYTIKTHSVTHDVVYQTARMDLLDLEALGYLSRHMVGREYWFHPIPDLSNKVLRDG
- a CDS encoding DUF4262 domain-containing protein gives rise to the protein MEADVRAWLDQDDALVATIIRKHGWFIQYVGGGTCETPGCNCAEFATPPFAYTVGLFGLAHPELIILGVPQGTASGVLNTLGKRIRNGEPLMPGQLVEFDEWPHRIIPEEVPNPGEIAFAANRFYQRPDEASVPMLQLSYDDTQGLFPWEEGHLRPDLQPRPGTYTA
- a CDS encoding ADP-ribosylglycohydrolase family protein codes for the protein TVESLGGGWIAEEALAIAILVALTATDWHETLTRAVTHSGDTDSTGAITGNILGALWGDADLPTDWLNQLEGQPTITRLAEELGTASL
- a CDS encoding mobile mystery protein A, which produces MATRNIRAWKHMDLRLERLRPLVDSPRPHKGWIRAIRDALGMSARELAGRIGVSQQTVSELERNELRDTIKLETLRRTADALDCDLVYALVPRTSLDEAVKRQARKKAAMHLGPIAHHSLLENQALSETDTAAQLDDLADQFMDRRGLWSDVDQPR